The following proteins come from a genomic window of Puniceicoccaceae bacterium:
- the rpsR gene encoding 30S ribosomal protein S18: MSEETKDSQSKHPEELTFMDADQLKRFTTGTGKILPRKYTGLSAKQQRHIAKVIKRGRNALTTL; this comes from the coding sequence ATGTCAGAGGAAACCAAAGATTCACAGAGCAAGCACCCGGAAGAACTCACTTTCATGGATGCGGACCAACTGAAGCGCTTCACCACCGGCACTGGCAAGATTCTGCCACGCAAGTACACCGGACTAAGCGCGAAGCAGCAGCGCCACATCGCCAAGGTGATCAAACGCGGGCGCAACGCATTGACCACCCTGTAA
- a CDS encoding L-threonylcarbamoyladenylate synthase, with translation MHVFASNPKDIQEVCQLLRKGEVVGVPTETVYGLAADALHAEAVDRIFHIKGRPLHNPLIIHIGTASSADRYVRVNATAQRLMDAFWPGPLTLVLPKRNCIPDNVTAGLSTVGIRCPRHPALQKILQCLDRPLAAPSANPSNYLSPTRVEHVVEHLKGRLQWVLDGGPCERGVESTILDLTDPQHIQLLRPGPLSLESLEQVAGTSIASRNEPATSDSEDSAAARTSPGQMALHYSPRTPLRLLTAGASSSAIEAGKAPVARVHFSDQAAAHCSESPTEHHFFLTHQEEAKEAEHNLYALLQQIDHGDFSEIRIDPIPEGSAWNALRDRLTRASARRCSPNDER, from the coding sequence ATGCATGTCTTCGCCAGCAATCCCAAAGACATCCAGGAGGTCTGTCAACTGCTACGCAAGGGCGAGGTCGTAGGTGTTCCGACGGAGACGGTTTATGGACTTGCCGCAGATGCACTCCATGCTGAAGCGGTGGATCGCATATTCCACATCAAGGGTCGGCCACTGCACAATCCCCTGATCATTCACATCGGCACTGCTTCCAGTGCCGATCGCTATGTACGGGTCAATGCAACTGCGCAACGCCTGATGGACGCCTTCTGGCCCGGTCCGCTCACACTCGTACTGCCCAAGCGAAACTGCATTCCCGACAATGTCACCGCAGGGCTTTCCACCGTTGGCATTCGATGTCCCCGGCATCCGGCACTGCAGAAAATCCTGCAATGCCTGGACCGCCCATTGGCAGCTCCCAGCGCCAATCCATCCAACTACCTTAGCCCAACCCGGGTTGAACACGTTGTCGAACACCTGAAGGGTCGCTTGCAATGGGTTCTGGACGGAGGTCCGTGCGAGCGCGGTGTTGAATCCACCATCCTCGATCTCACAGACCCCCAGCACATTCAACTGCTGCGCCCCGGTCCCCTTTCACTGGAATCCCTTGAGCAAGTCGCCGGTACCTCGATTGCTTCGCGGAATGAGCCTGCAACATCCGATTCGGAGGATTCCGCTGCCGCCCGCACCAGCCCCGGTCAGATGGCCCTGCACTACAGTCCCCGCACCCCACTGCGACTGCTGACAGCAGGGGCGTCCTCATCTGCCATCGAGGCAGGAAAAGCACCCGTGGCCCGCGTCCACTTTTCCGATCAAGCGGCAGCCCACTGCTCTGAGTCTCCGACAGAACACCACTTTTTCCTCACGCATCAGGAAGAGGCAAAGGAGGCAGAGCACAACCTCTATGCCCTGCTTCAGCAGATCGATCACGGAGATTTCTCGGAAATTCGGATTGATCCGATTCCTGAAGGCAGTGCATGGAACGCCCTGCGGGACCGACTCACGCGGGCGTCGGCCCGTCGATGCTCTCCGAACGATGAGCGTTGA
- a CDS encoding tetratricopeptide repeat protein: MPVLSFDSLHKFLLLLIRLVLLHCFAIGGLGVSASTVDVPDLDPDAVVKRLEQLQGVERIPVLIDLGKFYNVRSDQQKGLPHLLEALELLENVEDTVAQCQVYYLLASAYLRLEDKFIALEYAEKARLLSSNLEDLVLRSECLRVRANVSLTLRQYQQALDYLNASLELARQAEQSQMEARVLNSIAICFWRMKDWDRSIRFLEEAIEQNIEDERFYYLYLNNLGVAYMEAGRYDEARANLDKTLEYQRSIESEYAITLTLSNLADLEQRMGNATLSLEYLDEVFDRANQNEYRYVLARSYRFKALSLVQLGQSDEAKYALMQSLENAQELNDPAELMDTYSALIDVCIQGDDYEAAFRFKTQKEEIEKALLTEELRSQSILFSIQYDNESQRREIALLNNQKELATLRAEQEALRALNSERDLLIAENETRMQQIQRNGLMAGLLVLFIVAGVFYMRYHEVRRFSKAVEAQKEEIHRSHESLQAANDRLLQLNKEKDSIVGVVAHDLKSPLMGQLGMAELIHESSDTLSKEEIREMSRTIISSAEQMNAIITNLLEISRIEEGVVAVHPVETDVASLMERITGDFQFVLREKSQHLSLDQGSAPVNLVTDPMLLRQIVDNLISNAIKYSPIGSQVSVSLEATPNDRLRISVKDEGPGLSNEDQAKLFTKYARLSSRPTGGESSTGLGLSIVKRIAEMLEGEVGVETELGFGCCFWVELPLNAHRSESIDGPTPA; the protein is encoded by the coding sequence ATGCCAGTTCTCAGTTTTGATTCTCTCCACAAGTTCCTGTTGCTGTTGATTCGGCTGGTGCTGCTGCATTGCTTTGCGATAGGCGGTTTGGGAGTATCTGCCTCGACGGTGGATGTGCCGGATCTGGATCCGGATGCAGTGGTCAAACGACTCGAGCAGTTGCAGGGTGTGGAGCGCATCCCTGTTCTCATTGATTTGGGGAAATTCTACAATGTCAGGTCGGATCAGCAGAAGGGACTGCCTCATCTGCTTGAAGCACTGGAGTTGCTCGAAAATGTGGAAGATACGGTGGCGCAGTGTCAGGTCTACTATCTGTTGGCATCCGCCTATCTTCGGTTGGAAGACAAATTCATTGCTTTGGAATATGCGGAGAAAGCACGACTGTTGTCGTCGAATCTGGAGGACTTGGTACTGAGGTCCGAGTGTTTAAGGGTTCGTGCGAACGTTAGCCTAACCCTGCGTCAGTATCAGCAGGCACTCGATTATCTGAATGCTTCTCTGGAGTTGGCCCGTCAGGCTGAGCAAAGTCAGATGGAGGCACGCGTGCTCAACAGCATTGCGATCTGTTTTTGGCGAATGAAGGACTGGGATCGTTCCATACGGTTTCTGGAAGAGGCGATTGAACAGAATATAGAAGATGAGCGCTTCTATTACCTCTATCTGAACAATCTGGGAGTGGCATACATGGAGGCAGGACGTTATGATGAAGCGCGTGCCAATCTGGACAAGACACTCGAGTATCAGCGTTCGATCGAGTCGGAATATGCGATTACGCTCACGCTCAGCAATTTGGCCGATCTTGAACAGCGCATGGGCAATGCAACGCTTTCGCTCGAATACCTGGATGAAGTATTTGATCGTGCAAACCAGAATGAGTACCGATACGTTCTCGCACGCTCCTACCGCTTCAAGGCACTGTCGCTGGTGCAGCTCGGGCAGAGTGACGAAGCAAAATATGCGTTGATGCAATCATTGGAAAATGCTCAGGAACTCAATGATCCAGCAGAGTTGATGGATACCTATTCGGCATTGATTGATGTCTGCATTCAGGGAGACGACTATGAAGCGGCATTTCGATTCAAAACCCAGAAAGAGGAAATCGAGAAGGCTCTGCTGACCGAAGAGCTGCGCTCCCAGAGCATCCTGTTCAGCATTCAGTATGACAATGAAAGCCAGCGGCGGGAAATTGCGCTGCTCAACAATCAGAAGGAATTGGCGACGCTGAGGGCAGAGCAGGAGGCACTGCGTGCGCTCAACAGTGAGCGGGATTTGTTGATAGCCGAGAACGAAACCCGCATGCAGCAGATTCAGCGCAACGGCTTGATGGCGGGCCTGCTTGTTTTGTTCATCGTTGCGGGGGTTTTTTACATGCGCTATCATGAAGTCCGCCGGTTTTCAAAGGCGGTCGAAGCCCAGAAGGAGGAAATCCATCGCAGCCACGAATCCTTACAGGCGGCCAATGACCGTCTGTTGCAGCTCAATAAGGAGAAAGACTCCATTGTCGGCGTGGTGGCGCATGATCTCAAGTCACCGCTCATGGGACAACTGGGAATGGCGGAGTTGATCCATGAATCATCGGATACCCTCTCCAAAGAGGAAATTCGGGAGATGAGCCGAACCATTATCAGCAGTGCAGAGCAGATGAATGCCATCATCACCAACTTGCTCGAAATCTCGCGAATTGAAGAGGGTGTCGTGGCGGTGCATCCCGTTGAGACGGATGTTGCGTCGCTGATGGAGCGCATCACCGGGGATTTTCAGTTTGTGCTCAGGGAAAAGTCCCAACACCTCAGTCTCGATCAGGGTAGCGCACCAGTGAACCTTGTGACTGACCCGATGTTGCTTCGGCAGATCGTGGACAACCTGATTTCCAACGCGATCAAATATTCTCCCATCGGTTCACAGGTGAGCGTGTCTCTCGAAGCTACACCCAACGACCGCCTGCGCATCAGTGTGAAGGACGAGGGTCCTGGATTGTCGAACGAAGATCAGGCGAAGCTATTCACCAAATACGCGAGACTGTCCTCCCGGCCCACCGGAGGGGAGTCATCGACCGGATTGGGACTCAGCATCGTGAAACGCATAGCCGAAATGCTCGAGGGTGAGGTAGGAGTCGAGACTGAGTTGGGATTTGGGTGTTGTTTTTGGGTGGAACTTCCACTCAACGCTCATCGTTCGGAGAGCATCGACGGGCCGACGCCCGCGTGA